A genomic region of Halopelagius longus contains the following coding sequences:
- a CDS encoding M20/M25/M40 family metallo-hydrolase: MDDERRTFLEDLLTTPSPSGFETRGQRVWVDYVEQFADEVRVDAYGNAVAVHEGADDAPEIAVTGHADEIGYIVRDVTDDGFLRIGPIGGADRTVSQGQHVTVHTAGDGDAAAENEGVPGVVGQTAIHLRDGSEESYEDIEEQFVDIGAESEAEASDLVEVGDPVTVETRVRDLHGTRVAARGMDNRVGTWAAAAGLRHAVESDAEATVYAVSTVQEEVGVQGAKMVGYDLHPDAVVAVDVTHATDNPDVPGKRTGPVELGGGPVVCRGSANHPSVVALARNAAEEAGVSVQLEATGVRTGTDADAFYTSRGGIPSLNVGVPNRYMHTPVEVVDTEDLDGVATLLGAMADSAADAAPFTVEL, encoded by the coding sequence ATGGACGACGAGCGACGAACCTTCCTCGAGGACCTGTTGACGACGCCGAGTCCCTCCGGGTTCGAGACCCGCGGGCAACGCGTCTGGGTGGACTACGTCGAACAGTTCGCGGACGAGGTGCGGGTAGACGCCTACGGCAACGCCGTCGCGGTCCACGAGGGGGCCGACGATGCCCCGGAGATAGCCGTCACCGGCCACGCCGACGAAATCGGCTACATCGTCCGCGACGTGACCGACGACGGCTTCCTCCGCATCGGCCCCATCGGCGGAGCGGACCGAACCGTCTCGCAGGGCCAACACGTGACGGTCCACACCGCGGGCGACGGCGACGCGGCGGCGGAAAACGAGGGCGTCCCGGGCGTCGTCGGCCAGACGGCGATTCACCTCCGGGACGGGAGCGAGGAGTCCTACGAGGACATCGAAGAACAGTTCGTAGATATCGGCGCGGAGAGCGAAGCGGAGGCGTCGGACCTCGTGGAAGTCGGCGACCCGGTGACCGTCGAGACGCGGGTCCGCGACCTGCACGGGACGCGCGTCGCCGCCCGCGGGATGGACAACCGCGTCGGGACGTGGGCCGCCGCGGCGGGCCTCCGTCACGCCGTCGAGTCCGACGCCGAGGCGACGGTGTACGCCGTCAGCACCGTCCAAGAGGAGGTCGGCGTACAGGGCGCGAAGATGGTCGGCTACGACCTCCACCCGGACGCCGTCGTCGCGGTGGACGTGACGCACGCGACGGACAACCCCGACGTGCCGGGCAAGCGCACCGGCCCCGTCGAACTCGGCGGCGGACCGGTCGTCTGCCGCGGGAGCGCGAACCATCCGTCCGTCGTGGCCCTCGCGCGGAACGCCGCCGAGGAGGCTGGCGTCTCTGTCCAACTGGAGGCGACGGGCGTCCGCACCGGGACGGACGCCGACGCGTTCTACACCTCCCGAGGCGGCATCCCCTCGTTGAACGTCGGTGTCCCGAACCGCTACATGCACACGCCCGTCGAAGTCGTCGATACGGAGGACTTAGACGGCGTGGCGACGCTTCTCGGCGCGATGGCGGACTCCGCCGCCGACGCCGCGCCGTTCACAGTCGAACTCTGA
- the mvk gene encoding mevalonate kinase, with protein MTVSSAPGKVYLFGEHAVVYGEPAVPCAVERRATVSVEAREDDRIRVEASDLSLDGFTVEYGGTSDGRPDVDVPASLLDAATGYIDAAVEQARDAADAPDAGFDVIIESDIPLGAGLGSSAAVVVAGIDAATRELGVPLDREELADRAYRAEYEVQDGEASRADTFCSTMGGAVRVEGDDCRRIDAPNLPFVVGFDGGAGDTGELVAGVRALREEYDFAADTVESIGDIVRRGEAILAEADPESDPTADLLTELGRLMNFDHGLLEALGVSSRTLDNMVWAAREAGAHGAKLTGAGGGGCIVALDETRETQTALRYTAECEDEFRAELDRAGVRVEEA; from the coding sequence ATGACCGTCTCCAGCGCTCCCGGGAAGGTGTACCTGTTCGGGGAGCACGCAGTCGTCTACGGAGAACCCGCGGTCCCCTGCGCCGTCGAGCGACGGGCAACCGTCAGCGTGGAGGCGCGCGAGGACGACCGCATCCGAGTCGAAGCCAGCGACCTGAGTCTCGACGGGTTCACCGTCGAGTACGGCGGCACGTCCGACGGGAGGCCGGACGTGGACGTGCCCGCGTCGCTTCTCGACGCCGCGACGGGGTACATCGACGCGGCGGTCGAACAGGCGCGCGACGCCGCCGACGCGCCCGACGCCGGATTCGACGTGATAATCGAGAGCGACATCCCCCTCGGGGCTGGCCTCGGATCCTCGGCCGCCGTCGTCGTCGCCGGCATCGACGCCGCGACGCGGGAACTGGGCGTCCCCCTCGACAGGGAGGAACTCGCGGACAGGGCGTACCGCGCCGAGTACGAGGTGCAAGACGGCGAAGCGTCCCGCGCCGATACGTTCTGCTCGACGATGGGCGGGGCCGTCCGCGTCGAGGGCGACGACTGCCGCCGCATCGACGCTCCGAACCTGCCGTTCGTCGTCGGATTCGACGGCGGGGCGGGCGACACTGGCGAACTCGTCGCGGGCGTCCGCGCCCTCCGCGAGGAGTACGACTTCGCCGCCGACACCGTCGAGAGCATCGGCGACATCGTCCGCCGCGGCGAGGCCATCCTCGCGGAGGCGGACCCCGAATCGGACCCGACGGCCGACCTGCTGACGGAACTCGGCCGCCTGATGAACTTCGACCACGGCCTCTTGGAGGCCCTCGGCGTCTCCTCGCGGACGCTGGACAACATGGTGTGGGCCGCCCGCGAGGCGGGCGCGCACGGCGCGAAACTCACCGGCGCGGGCGGCGGCGGATGCATCGTCGCCCTCGACGAGACGCGGGAGACGCAGACGGCGCTTCGATACACCGCAGAGTGCGAGGACGAGTTCCGCGCGGAACTCGACAGAGCGGGCGTCCGCGTGGAGGAGGCGTAG
- a CDS encoding isopentenyl phosphate kinase, whose translation MGRSDPSDSPDATPSPVVLKLGGSVVTEKESPETLDEDALDAAVAAVADAEVESLVVVHGGGSFGHHNAEKHGVSSAAGTRDARGIYEIHDAMRRLNDAVVGRLQDAGVPALPVHPLSVGARDGDAALSFPLDSTAAMLGEGFVPVLHGDVLAHAGEGATVVSGDELVTRLARGLSADRVGLCSTVPGVYDENEEVIPEITAFSDAADALGESDATDVTGGMAAKVHALLELGAPAHVFGPDSLSAFLAGEDAGTVIRG comes from the coding sequence ATGGGGCGGTCCGACCCGTCTGACTCGCCCGACGCGACGCCCTCTCCGGTCGTCCTCAAACTCGGCGGGAGCGTCGTCACGGAGAAAGAGTCCCCGGAGACGTTGGACGAGGACGCACTCGACGCCGCCGTCGCGGCCGTCGCGGACGCCGAGGTGGAGAGCCTCGTCGTCGTCCACGGCGGCGGCAGTTTCGGCCACCACAACGCGGAGAAACACGGCGTCAGTTCCGCCGCGGGGACGCGCGACGCCCGCGGAATCTACGAGATTCACGACGCCATGCGCCGCCTCAACGACGCCGTCGTCGGCCGCCTGCAGGACGCCGGCGTCCCCGCCCTCCCGGTCCACCCCCTCTCCGTCGGCGCGCGGGACGGCGACGCCGCCCTCTCGTTCCCCCTCGATTCGACGGCGGCGATGCTCGGCGAAGGGTTCGTTCCGGTCCTCCACGGCGACGTTCTCGCTCACGCGGGCGAGGGCGCGACGGTCGTAAGCGGCGACGAACTCGTGACGCGACTCGCCCGCGGCCTCTCCGCCGATAGAGTCGGCCTCTGCTCGACGGTTCCGGGCGTCTACGACGAGAACGAGGAGGTCATCCCCGAGATAACGGCGTTCTCGGACGCCGCCGACGCCCTCGGCGAGTCCGACGCGACGGACGTGACCGGCGGGATGGCCGCGAAGGTGCACGCACTGCTGGAACTCGGCGCGCCGGCGCACGTGTTCGGCCCCGACTCCTTATCTGCGTTCCTCGCGGGCGAGGACGCCGGCACCGTGATTCGCGGGTAG
- a CDS encoding helix-turn-helix domain-containing protein, whose protein sequence is MSTIATFTVPAGAFPLGHIFESFPEITIEIEQVVPVNDSILPYFWVRGEPVEHVRKALEERGALESYTLIDNLGDQGLFRAEWNPDVEGILTGIIDAELTVISATGTEDEWTFEFRDEDTAPIAEFQQYCADHGIDVTLGHIHSVGAPTDEGAYGLTTEQREAVLLAYENGYYTTPPETNLGELAEELGITHQSFSDRLRRGVHNLIEETLDVA, encoded by the coding sequence ATGTCCACGATAGCCACGTTTACCGTTCCTGCTGGCGCCTTTCCGCTCGGACACATCTTCGAATCGTTTCCCGAGATCACCATCGAAATCGAACAAGTCGTACCGGTAAACGATTCTATCCTCCCCTATTTTTGGGTACGCGGAGAGCCTGTCGAACACGTCCGAAAGGCCCTCGAAGAGAGAGGAGCGCTCGAATCGTACACGCTCATCGACAACCTCGGCGACCAAGGTCTGTTCCGCGCCGAGTGGAATCCGGATGTCGAAGGGATACTCACCGGGATCATAGACGCAGAACTGACAGTAATCTCCGCGACGGGCACCGAGGACGAATGGACGTTCGAATTTCGAGACGAGGACACCGCTCCAATCGCGGAGTTCCAACAGTACTGCGCCGACCACGGCATCGACGTTACGTTAGGACACATTCACTCGGTCGGAGCGCCAACCGACGAAGGAGCGTACGGTCTCACGACGGAACAGCGAGAAGCCGTACTGCTCGCCTACGAGAACGGCTACTATACGACACCGCCGGAAACGAATCTCGGTGAACTGGCGGAGGAACTCGGGATTACCCATCAGTCGTTCTCTGACCGACTTCGACGAGGAGTACACAACCTTATCGAAGAAACGCTCGACGTGGCGTAA
- a CDS encoding HalOD1 output domain-containing protein produces MTEPTETASAKSHTAEKNAGATYSIRETESVTEAVVRAVSAEKERHPLEMEPLYSVIETDALDTLFASQTNGNRRMSNRKVAFRYSGCDIWVTENREVLVAKSEAE; encoded by the coding sequence ATGACTGAGCCTACTGAAACTGCATCGGCGAAGTCGCACACTGCCGAGAAAAACGCCGGAGCGACGTACTCTATTCGGGAAACTGAATCGGTCACCGAAGCTGTCGTCCGAGCCGTTAGTGCAGAGAAAGAACGCCACCCGCTGGAGATGGAACCGCTCTACTCGGTCATCGAAACTGACGCTCTCGATACGCTGTTCGCATCACAGACGAACGGCAACCGACGGATGTCGAACAGAAAAGTCGCCTTCAGGTACAGCGGATGTGACATCTGGGTCACGGAGAACAGAGAAGTACTCGTCGCGAAGAGCGAGGCAGAGTAG
- a CDS encoding MBL fold metallo-hydrolase, translated as MRVTFLGTGSAMPLPDRAQTGLLLESDGRTLLVDCGSGVLGRLSATDAGYEGVGTVLLTHHHLDHVADLIPLLKARWLAGEEHLEVVGPEGTKSLVDDLLDVYDYLQDRVDLQVREVTAGAGSFEVAGFEIEATETRHSIQCLAYRFEGEEGDFVFSGDSEAFEGLANFADGAVALAHDCSFPDDVDVSNHPTPSQLGEVLAGRDIGRVYLTHLYPHTEGRHEEMLDSIGSAYDGDVRFARDGLRVDI; from the coding sequence ATGCGCGTCACGTTTCTCGGAACCGGGAGCGCGATGCCCCTGCCGGACCGCGCCCAGACGGGCCTCCTTCTGGAATCGGACGGCCGGACGCTGCTGGTGGACTGCGGAAGCGGCGTCCTCGGCCGCCTCAGCGCCACCGACGCGGGCTACGAGGGCGTCGGGACGGTCCTCCTGACCCACCACCACCTCGACCACGTGGCGGACCTGATTCCCCTGCTGAAGGCCAGATGGCTGGCCGGCGAGGAACACCTCGAAGTCGTCGGCCCCGAGGGGACGAAGTCGCTCGTGGACGACCTCTTGGACGTCTACGACTACCTGCAGGACCGCGTGGACCTGCAAGTCCGGGAGGTGACCGCGGGGGCCGGGTCGTTCGAGGTGGCCGGCTTCGAAATCGAGGCGACGGAGACGCGGCACTCGATTCAGTGTCTCGCCTACCGGTTCGAGGGCGAGGAGGGAGATTTCGTCTTCTCCGGCGACTCGGAGGCGTTCGAGGGACTGGCGAACTTCGCCGACGGCGCGGTCGCCCTCGCGCACGACTGCTCGTTCCCCGACGACGTGGACGTCTCGAACCACCCGACGCCGTCGCAGTTGGGCGAGGTACTGGCGGGCCGGGATATCGGGCGAGTGTACCTCACCCACCTCTACCCCCACACCGAGGGACGACACGAGGAGATGCTGGACTCCATCGGGTCGGCGTACGACGGCGACGTGCGGTTCGCCCGCGACGGCCTGCGAGTGGACATCTGA
- a CDS encoding ATP-dependent helicase — MSGRGRDLLVETAANADDPYEFDPETVELEDEAVLDRLEPSVREWWVSEFGRYVGGNGGFFTPPQREAIPLIDEGENALICAPTGSGKTLASFTAIINELFRRDRESADGLENSVYCLYVSPLKSLANDIHRNLEEPLDGITDLMDERGDAVDIRHAIRHGDTDDAARQKMLSETPHILNTTPETLAILLNSPKFREKLRTVEYVVVDEIHSLAENKRGTHLSVSLERLENIAEESPTRIGCSATVEPLSTMAEFLVGRDDSGETREYELVDTRFVRDFDLRLECPTDDLIDTPYDVVQSRFYDRVHELVQSHTNTLVFTNTRSGAERVLHNLREYYDEYDEGNSGCHHGSLSKERRQEIEGQLKDGELDVVTTSTSLELGIDMPHIDLVVQVGSPKSVASLLQRVGRAGHRLGQTVEGRVIALDRDELVECAVMLKKAEEGFVDRVFVPENAYDVAAQHVYGMAINGPMREADVRRTLRRAYPYRDFGDEAFERLFRYLTADYEGLEDKNVYAKVWRDTNDAPDGDHHYEEFDVGERLIGKRGRLARVIYMTNIGTIPDSFTCDVKTRGSGEWVGNLDENYLDTLEKGDVFVLGGDHFEYRYRRGSKVYVDRTSASPTVPSWFSERLPLSYDLGREITAFQRALLDRLERGGRPAAREWLREFPADENSVRAIARMFDEQVRYAGFESVSTDERIAIEEQMDREEYRRKFYVHSNYGRKFNDGFSRLVAYHCSRRANTNVQVAVADNGFTVSMPLNRKVDIEAIVEDIDPEDVESDLRAALDGTDLLKRYFRINATRSLMILKRYKGYEKSAAQQQVSSEMLLSFAQELESFAVMEETYREILEDKLDVAGLKEVFGDVRAGDVEVASTRVESPTPRSFGLATLMASDVVLAEDENAVLRDFHARVLDEIDDEEAAEHPAVSTDDD; from the coding sequence ATGAGTGGGCGCGGACGGGACCTTCTCGTCGAAACCGCGGCGAACGCCGACGACCCCTACGAGTTCGACCCCGAGACGGTCGAACTCGAAGACGAGGCCGTCTTGGACCGACTGGAACCGTCGGTCCGGGAGTGGTGGGTGTCGGAGTTCGGACGGTACGTCGGCGGCAACGGCGGATTCTTCACGCCGCCGCAACGCGAGGCGATTCCCCTGATAGACGAGGGGGAGAACGCGCTCATCTGCGCCCCCACCGGATCCGGCAAGACGCTCGCTTCCTTCACGGCCATCATAAACGAACTGTTCCGTCGGGACCGCGAGTCAGCGGACGGCCTCGAAAACTCCGTCTACTGTCTCTACGTCTCGCCGCTGAAATCGCTCGCGAACGACATCCACCGCAACCTGGAGGAACCGTTGGACGGCATCACCGACCTGATGGACGAACGCGGCGACGCGGTGGATATCCGCCACGCCATCCGTCACGGCGACACCGACGACGCCGCCCGCCAGAAGATGCTCTCGGAGACGCCGCACATCCTCAACACGACGCCCGAGACGCTGGCCATCCTGCTCAACTCCCCGAAGTTCAGGGAGAAACTCCGCACCGTCGAGTACGTCGTCGTCGACGAGATACACAGCCTCGCGGAGAACAAACGGGGGACGCACCTGTCGGTGTCGCTCGAGCGACTGGAGAACATCGCCGAGGAGTCGCCCACCAGAATCGGCTGTTCTGCGACCGTAGAGCCCCTCTCGACGATGGCGGAGTTCCTCGTCGGGCGGGACGACTCGGGCGAGACGCGCGAGTACGAACTGGTGGACACCCGGTTCGTGCGCGACTTCGACCTGCGATTAGAGTGTCCCACGGACGACCTGATAGACACGCCGTACGACGTGGTCCAATCGCGATTCTACGACCGAGTGCACGAACTCGTGCAGTCCCACACGAACACGCTCGTGTTCACGAACACCCGGTCGGGGGCCGAACGCGTCCTGCACAACCTCCGGGAGTACTACGACGAGTACGACGAGGGCAACTCCGGCTGTCACCACGGCAGTCTCTCGAAGGAGCGCAGACAGGAGATAGAGGGACAGTTGAAGGACGGCGAGTTGGACGTGGTGACCACCTCCACCAGCCTCGAACTCGGCATCGACATGCCGCACATCGACTTGGTGGTGCAGGTCGGGTCGCCGAAGTCCGTCGCCTCCCTCCTCCAACGCGTCGGCCGGGCGGGTCACAGACTCGGCCAGACCGTCGAGGGGCGGGTCATCGCCCTCGACAGGGACGAACTCGTCGAGTGCGCGGTGATGCTGAAGAAGGCAGAAGAGGGGTTCGTAGACCGGGTGTTCGTCCCCGAGAACGCCTACGACGTGGCCGCCCAGCACGTCTACGGGATGGCCATCAACGGCCCGATGCGGGAGGCGGACGTGCGGCGGACGCTCCGCCGGGCGTACCCGTACCGGGACTTCGGCGACGAGGCGTTCGAGCGGTTGTTCCGCTACCTCACCGCCGACTACGAGGGACTGGAGGACAAGAACGTCTACGCGAAAGTGTGGCGCGACACGAACGACGCGCCGGACGGCGACCACCACTACGAGGAGTTCGACGTGGGCGAACGGTTGATCGGCAAGCGCGGGCGACTCGCGCGGGTCATCTACATGACGAACATCGGGACCATCCCGGACTCGTTCACCTGCGACGTGAAGACGCGGGGGTCCGGCGAGTGGGTCGGCAACTTAGACGAGAACTACCTCGACACCTTAGAGAAGGGCGACGTGTTCGTCCTCGGCGGCGACCACTTCGAGTACCGCTACCGCCGCGGGTCGAAGGTGTACGTCGATCGGACGAGCGCGAGTCCCACGGTTCCGTCGTGGTTCTCGGAGCGTCTCCCCCTGTCGTACGACCTCGGCCGGGAGATTACGGCGTTCCAGCGCGCCCTGTTGGACCGCCTCGAACGGGGCGGACGGCCGGCGGCCCGCGAGTGGTTGCGCGAGTTCCCCGCCGACGAGAACAGCGTCCGCGCCATCGCGCGGATGTTCGACGAGCAGGTGCGCTACGCCGGGTTCGAGAGCGTCTCGACGGACGAGCGCATCGCCATCGAAGAGCAGATGGACCGCGAGGAGTACAGACGGAAGTTCTACGTGCACTCGAACTACGGCCGGAAGTTCAACGACGGCTTCTCCCGCCTCGTGGCGTACCACTGCTCGCGGCGGGCCAACACGAACGTCCAAGTCGCCGTCGCGGACAACGGCTTCACCGTCTCGATGCCGCTGAACCGGAAGGTGGACATCGAGGCCATCGTCGAGGACATCGACCCCGAGGACGTGGAGTCGGACTTACGCGCCGCATTGGACGGAACGGACCTCCTGAAGCGCTACTTCCGCATCAACGCGACGCGCTCTTTGATGATTCTGAAGCGCTACAAGGGGTACGAGAAGTCCGCCGCCCAACAGCAGGTGTCCTCGGAGATGCTCCTCTCCTTCGCACAGGAGTTGGAGTCGTTCGCCGTGATGGAGGAGACGTACCGCGAGATACTCGAAGACAAACTCGACGTGGCGGGCCTGAAGGAGGTGTTCGGCGACGTGCGGGCGGGCGACGTCGAGGTGGCGTCCACGCGCGTCGAGTCGCCGACGCCCCGGTCGTTCGGCCTCGCCACGTTGATGGCGAGCGACGTGGTCCTCGCGGAGGACGAGAACGCGGTGCTCCGGGACTTCCACGCGCGCGTCCTCGACGAAATCGACGACGAGGAGGCGGCCGAGCATCCCGCCGTCTCGACGGACGACGACTGA
- a CDS encoding AAA domain-containing protein yields the protein MNVRGRIVEVGEEREVETSYGSRSLAELSVVRTDDTDGDGDGDAAGDTDGDADPIRVTLWGKWTQSAELAEPGMDVLVTDVEESEYRGETTYGTSKESYVVLEPGFLVDVTNIRSWVQCPRMYYLNKLSGIPLNYPVVKGTIVHEVFGDLLRGRELDESIDERVREAGLQLGLLGYEADEVRDEVRRNAAAIEGWLAQGTLTEEDGWRSEYTLISPTFGVKGRADALRRGMPVELKTGKNTNREPRFQDKIQAAAYALMLDERGVPANTGTLLYTKNTALERNEETGDLSPAKEFSIGKGLLDFVVRTRNQIAAMEFDMSVPTGFEADAKCEYCFEKDTCMVVSGRLDQESKAGQIGKPLPEAEREYFDRLYRAIEEERRETHAEYRKLWEQTAEERADDDRALIDLEPYPEPDDRREIEGGRWELRARKPDDAVSKLREGDVALASDGDPVSGHAELVRIERLDDEVVVTADEPVTLRRLDVYPSELSVDRMLTAVHDALLKGDPDRKDVLFGRRDPEFSNRSEETYIDNNDAQDEAVKLAVDADDFALVHGPPGTGKTYTIAQIIRALVADGNRVLLSAFTNRAVDNALEALREQGFPTDEIVRVGTENGVREDMLDVRLERSGDPNDRAAALRDASVVAATTATCGSRVVREQAFDVALVDEASQLTEPGTLAAVNLAETFVLVGDHEQLPPVVRAENDLQTSLFERLVTDHPEASVMLDRQYRMSQRIQAFSSAEFYDGELRPATGEVAAQRLSQLPGVDENALPSELRDPVSFVDPDGRRVGNTNPTEAGRIAELVDAYEAAGVAPDDIGVIAPFRAQVAEISRRTDVTVDTVDRFQGSSKEVVIVSFVASGSLDGPIFEDHRRINVALTRAKKALTLVGDADALASDPFYRRILDWARR from the coding sequence GTGAACGTCCGCGGCCGCATCGTCGAGGTGGGCGAAGAGCGAGAAGTGGAGACGTCGTACGGGTCGCGCTCTCTCGCCGAGTTGTCGGTGGTCCGAACCGACGACACCGACGGAGACGGAGATGGAGACGCGGCCGGGGACACGGACGGAGACGCGGACCCGATACGGGTGACGCTCTGGGGGAAGTGGACGCAGAGCGCCGAACTCGCCGAACCGGGGATGGACGTGCTGGTGACCGACGTCGAGGAGTCGGAGTACCGCGGCGAGACGACGTACGGCACCTCGAAGGAGTCGTACGTCGTCCTCGAACCGGGCTTTCTCGTTGACGTGACGAACATCCGGTCGTGGGTGCAGTGCCCGCGGATGTACTACCTGAACAAACTGTCGGGCATCCCGCTGAACTACCCGGTGGTGAAGGGGACCATCGTCCACGAGGTGTTCGGCGACTTGCTCCGCGGGCGGGAGTTAGACGAGTCCATCGACGAACGCGTCCGCGAGGCGGGCCTCCAACTCGGTCTGTTGGGCTACGAGGCCGACGAGGTGCGCGACGAGGTGCGGCGCAACGCCGCCGCGATCGAGGGGTGGTTGGCGCAGGGCACCCTCACCGAGGAGGACGGGTGGCGCTCGGAGTACACGCTCATCTCGCCGACGTTCGGCGTGAAGGGCCGCGCCGACGCCCTCCGCCGCGGGATGCCGGTCGAACTGAAGACGGGGAAGAACACGAACCGCGAACCCCGGTTCCAGGACAAGATTCAGGCCGCGGCGTACGCCCTCATGCTCGACGAACGCGGCGTCCCCGCGAACACGGGCACCCTGCTGTACACGAAGAACACCGCCCTCGAACGGAACGAGGAGACGGGCGACCTCTCGCCCGCAAAGGAGTTCTCCATCGGGAAGGGACTGCTCGATTTCGTCGTCCGCACGCGCAACCAAATCGCGGCCATGGAGTTCGACATGTCCGTCCCGACGGGGTTCGAGGCCGACGCGAAGTGCGAGTACTGCTTCGAGAAGGACACCTGCATGGTCGTCTCCGGCCGCCTCGACCAGGAGTCGAAGGCGGGACAGATAGGCAAACCGCTCCCCGAGGCGGAACGGGAGTACTTCGACCGGCTCTACCGCGCGATAGAGGAGGAACGCCGCGAGACCCACGCGGAGTACCGGAAACTGTGGGAACAAACCGCCGAGGAACGCGCCGACGACGACAGGGCGCTCATCGACTTGGAACCGTACCCCGAACCCGACGACCGGCGTGAAATCGAAGGCGGCCGCTGGGAACTCCGCGCGCGGAAACCGGACGACGCGGTGTCGAAACTCCGCGAGGGCGACGTCGCACTCGCAAGCGACGGCGACCCGGTGTCCGGCCACGCGGAACTCGTCCGCATCGAACGACTCGACGACGAGGTGGTCGTCACCGCCGACGAACCAGTGACGCTCCGCCGCCTCGACGTCTACCCCTCGGAACTCTCCGTCGACCGGATGCTCACCGCCGTCCACGACGCCCTGCTAAAGGGCGACCCTGACCGCAAGGACGTGCTGTTCGGCCGACGCGACCCCGAATTCTCGAATCGGAGCGAGGAGACGTACATCGACAACAACGACGCGCAGGACGAGGCGGTGAAACTCGCGGTGGACGCCGACGACTTCGCCCTCGTCCACGGACCGCCGGGGACGGGCAAGACGTACACCATCGCCCAAATCATCCGCGCCCTCGTCGCCGACGGCAACCGCGTCCTCCTGTCCGCGTTCACCAACCGCGCGGTGGACAACGCCTTGGAAGCCCTCCGCGAGCAGGGGTTCCCGACCGACGAAATCGTCCGCGTCGGCACCGAAAACGGCGTCCGCGAGGACATGCTCGACGTGCGTCTCGAACGCTCCGGCGACCCGAACGACCGCGCGGCGGCGTTGCGGGACGCGTCCGTCGTCGCGGCGACGACGGCCACCTGCGGGTCGCGCGTCGTCCGCGAACAGGCGTTCGACGTGGCACTCGTCGACGAGGCGTCGCAACTCACCGAACCCGGGACGCTCGCGGCGGTGAACCTCGCCGAGACGTTCGTCCTCGTCGGCGACCACGAGCAACTCCCGCCGGTCGTCCGCGCCGAGAACGACCTGCAGACCTCCCTGTTCGAGCGTCTCGTCACCGACCACCCCGAGGCGTCGGTGATGCTCGACCGCCAGTACCGCATGTCCCAGCGGATACAGGCGTTCTCCTCGGCGGAGTTCTACGACGGCGAACTGAGACCGGCGACGGGCGAGGTGGCCGCCCAGCGACTCTCTCAGTTGCCCGGAGTCGACGAGAACGCCCTCCCGTCGGAACTGCGAGACCCCGTCTCGTTCGTCGACCCAGACGGCCGACGCGTCGGCAACACGAACCCGACGGAGGCCGGCAGAATCGCCGAGTTGGTCGACGCCTACGAGGCGGCGGGCGTCGCCCCCGACGACATCGGCGTCATCGCGCCGTTCCGCGCGCAGGTGGCCGAGATATCCCGCCGGACGGACGTGACCGTAGACACCGTAGACCGGTTCCAAGGCTCCTCGAAGGAGGTCGTTATCGTCTCGTTCGTCGCAAGCGGGTCGTTGGACGGTCCCATCTTCGAGGACCACCGGCGCATCAACGTCGCCCTCACGCGGGCGAAGAAGGCGCTGACGCTCGTCGGCGACGCCGACGCCCTCGCCTCGGACCCGTTCTACCGCCGGATACTCGATTGGGCCAGACGGTAG